One Cucumis sativus cultivar 9930 chromosome 1, Cucumber_9930_V3, whole genome shotgun sequence DNA segment encodes these proteins:
- the LOC101217102 gene encoding uncharacterized protein LOC101217102 — MEVKGLEYLMVPLGFAVLVSYHLWLIITIYRRPKRTVIGINAESRRQWVSTMISDPAKNGVLAVQTIRNNIMASTLMATTTITIGSLISVFVSSTSSTGKYRYIVLCFLVAFLCNVQSIRYYAHASFLVTLPDGEGRKEYLAAILNRGSLFWSLGLRAFYFTIPLFLWIFGPLSMFASCYLITFVLYFLDYTGSSNYDPYEYVQKEEANNSDIESVGQSRGINFAANSSLQSPLLASHNMTST, encoded by the exons ATGGAAGTGAAAGGTCTTGAATATTTAATGGTTCCGCTTGGCTTTGCGGTGCTGGTGAGCTACCATCTTTGGCTCATAATCACCATTTACAGGAGGCCTAAAAGAACAGTAATCGGAATCAACGCTGAGTCTCGCAGACAATGGGTCTCCACCATGATTTCA GACCCTGCAAAGAATGGTGTTCTTGCTGTTCAAACCATACGAAACAACATCATGGCTTCTACGCTTATGGCCACGACGACGATCACCATTGGCTCATTGATTAGTGTTTTTGTGAGCAGCACATCAAGTACTGGAAAGTACCGTTAcattgttttgtgttttctcGTTGCCTTCCTTTGCAATGTGCAGTCTATTAGATACTATGCTCATGCCAGCTTCTTAGTCACTTTGCCTGATggtgaaggaagaaaagagtaTCTTGCTGCTATATTGAATCGAGGAAGTTTATTTTGGTCGCTCGGATTACGAGCTTTCTATTTCACAATTCCTCTCTTCCTCTGGATCTTTGGTCCTCTTTCAATGTTTGCGAGTTGTTATCTTATAACATTTGTTCTTTACTTCTTGGACTATACTGGAAGTTCCAACTACGATCCTTATGAATATGTACAAAAGGAAGAAGCGAACAACAGTGACATTGAATCTGTTGGTCAATCAAG